One Pochonia chlamydosporia 170 chromosome 5, whole genome shotgun sequence DNA segment encodes these proteins:
- a CDS encoding negative acting factor (similar to Metarhizium acridum CQMa 102 XP_007810284.1), whose translation MPYHGRRSGACHSCRIRKIKCDETRPACNQCTRSRRQCPGYHDRLDQRQNEKPAVSLITSVKKEAQPTPDLRFVCSHLDGMTLDQGIVPQPQMPAEAIAPCYFHFNFIVTPHQRIIRGFNEYLALIAANRSQFPQFEFVFNACAMASLSQQAADGRRLKSKALENYTRALAATSTALWDPTKTVQDETLASVLLLALFENITAASASLLAWCSHIEAAVRIVKARGNKQLRTKVGSDMFVAVRTFMIIHSLTTGTPLATGIAWCTADSTYDDYASQCEQFCIRTAELNAHVSKMLVTISRTPEDIERVKDIIQQCHTLDQQYVRWTEAVPEEFGWETVDWQVYVPHDDYTNAVVFPGRVDIYGDSWIAIVWTMARWSRIVLSSVLVRATAWLHLPKDYRSTQEYATAARLCTETITDVIASVPYQLGYASKSQKSPKTKQNDNMHGDMALQRRMAAVFLAWALNGLQSQDHVTEAQRVWIKGRLNVIGTQLGIGYGPLLAKLNIRVPSMLIRRDRLLSKLHSLNATETPTEDETPAKPAEGASSSAAEDQKLTQKQFLERRVGELVTSAMGKKPEVDLWTVRTLLQLPQDIGAT comes from the exons ATGCCTTACCACGGTAGACGGTCAGGAGCGTGCCACTCATGCCGAATCCGAAAAATAAAG TGCGACGAGACGAGGCCAGCTTGCAACCAATGCACCCGATCACGACGACAATGCCCAGGATACCACGACCGTCTCGATCAGCGACAGAATGAGAAGCCCGCCGTCAGCCTAATTACCAGCGTCAAGAAGGAAGCACAACCGACGCCGGACCTCCGGTTCGTATGCAGCCATCTCGATGGCATGACGCTCGATCAGGGAATCGTCCCGCAGCCTCAAATGCCTGCAGAAGCTATAGCTCCATGCTATTTccatttcaacttcatcgtcACGCCGCACCAACGGATTATCCGCGGCTTCAACGAGTACCTTGCGTTGATTGCGGCAAACCGGTCACAGTTTCCGCAGTTCGAGTTCGTCTTCAACGCCTGTGCCATGGCGTCgctcagccagcaagccgCCGACGGTCGCCGCCTGAAGTCGAAAGCGTTGGAAAACTATACGAGAGCATTGGCAGCTACGTCTACGGCGTTGTGGGATCCGACAAAGACTGTGCAGGACGAGACACTGGCGTcggtgctgctgctggctctATTTGAGAACATCACTGCCGCCAGCGCGAGTTTGTTAGCTTGGTGTTCCCATATAGAAGCTGCCGTGCGGATTGTCAAGGCGAGAGGGAATAAACAGCTGCGAACCAAGGTTGGATCAGAcatgtttgttgctgttCGGACATTCATG ATTATCCATTCGCTCACTACAGGTACCCCCTTGGCGACGGGCATTGCTTGGTGTACCGCCGACTCAACCTACGACGACTACGCATCGCAATGCGAACAGTTTTGCATACGTACGGCGGAGCTTAATGCCCACGTCAGTAAGATGCTAGTCACCATCTCAAGAACCCCAGAGGACATTGAACGCGTCAAGGATATTATTCAGCAGTGCCACACTCTTGACCAGCAGTATGTTCGGTGGACCGAGGCCGTGCCGGAAGAGTTTGGATGGGAGACGGTCGACTGGCAAGTCTATGTGCCACACGACGACTACACCAATGCCGTTGTATTTCCCGGACGTGTCGATATTTACGGAGACTCTTGGATCGCCATTGTGTGGACCATGGCCCGTTGGTCAAGGATTGTCCTGTCGTCCGTCCTCGTGCGAGCTACCGCATGGCTCCATCTACCCAAGGACTACCGATCAACGCAAGAATACGCAACGGCAGCAAGGCTTTGCACCGAGACCATTACAGACGTTATTGCTTCGGTCCCATACCAGTTAGGGTATGCGTCCAAGTCACAAAAGTCTCCCAAAACGAAACAGAACGATAATATGCATGGCGATATGGCTCTACAACGACGGATGGCGGCTGTGTTTCTGGCTTGGGCTCTCAACGGCTTGCAGAGTCAAGACCATGTAACCGAGGCCCAAAGGGTGTGGATTAAAGGTCGTCTCAATGTTATTGGCACCCAACTTGGCATTGGGTATGGGCCATTATTAGCCAAG TTGAATATTAGAGTGCCTTCGATGCTCATCCGTCGAGACCGCTTATTATCCAAGCTGCACAGCTTGAATGCCACCGAAACGCCCACTGAGGACGAAACACCAGCCAAACCGGCGGAAGGTGCTTCAAGCAGCGCAGCGGAAGACCAAAAGCTCACACAGAAGCAGTTCCTCGAGCGCCGGGTCGGTGAACTGGTGACTAGTGCCATGGGGAAGAAACCTGAAGTCGACTTGTGGACTGTGAGAACTCTCCTCCAGCTGCCTCAGGATATTGGAGCTACATGa
- a CDS encoding NAD binding Rossmann fold oxidoreductase (similar to Neosartorya fischeri NRRL 181 XP_001260506.1), with product MAPRKLQVACAGLGRMGARHALNFLNRTPRAQLAAAFTPDPNEVAWAKIHLEPSGVKIYTNYDEMLRHTGLEAVVIATVTTAHAEEAVKAIEADLHVLCEKPLSTSVEVSQSVVDAASRKPHLKVMCGFSRRFDASYRDAFNRMDAGSIGRPSVFRSQTCDKLDPSGFFVAYAEFSGGIFVDCNIHDIDLALWFLGQDSVVKSVAAVGICAVQPELRKHKDVDNGIAVVEFWGGKVAYFYSSRMMAAGQHDMTEIIGTEGKLSVNANPMGSLVEMSEASGVRREIPSDYYGRFEYAFVTEANEFTAACLDDTKLPFKLSGAVQAVKIGCALQESLNSGRKINFDEVGRRLENSKL from the exons ATGGCTCCTCGAAAACTCCAAGTTGCTTGCGCTGGTCTAGGCCGCATGGGAGCCAGGCATGccctcaacttcctcaacagGACGCCCAGGGCACAACTTGCGGCTGCCTTCACCCCAGACCCAAACGAGGTTGCGTGGGCCAAAATACACCTCGAGCCATCCGGCGTCAAAATCTACACAAACTACGACGAAATGCTACGGCACACCGGTCTGGAGGCGGTTGTAATTGCAACTGTAACAACGGCACAtgccgaagaagctgtcaaggcaATCGAGGCGGACTTGCATGTCCTATGTGAGAAGCCTCTCAGCACGAGTGTTGAAGTT TCCCAATCTGTCGTCGACGCAGCCAGTCGAAAGCCCCATCTCAAAGTAATGTGCGGCTTCTCACGACGCTTCGACGCATCGTACAGAGACGCATTCAACCGCATGGACGCAGGATCCATCGGCAGACCATCCGTCTTCCGCTCCCAAACCTGCGATAAACTCGACCCGTCCGGCTTCTTCGTCGCGTACGCCGAGTTCAGCGGCGGCATCTTTGTGGACTGCAATATCCACGACATTGATCTCGCGCTCTGGTTCTTGGGGCAAGACTCGGTGGTCAAGAGCGTCGCCGCCGTCGGTATATGCGCAGTACAGCCGGAGCTGCGGAAACACAAAGATGTCGATAACGGAATTGCCGTGGTTGAATTCTGGGGAGGCAAGGTTGCCTACTTTTACTCTTCGCGCATGATGGCCGCTGGCCAGCACGACATGACTGAGATCATTGGAACGGAGGGCAAGCTGAGCGTCAATGCTAATCCGATGGGGAGTTTGGTGGAAATGTCGGAAGCTTCGGGGGTGCGGCGAGAGATTCCGTCTGATTACTATGGGCGGTTCGAATATGCGTTTGTGACGGAGGCGAACGAGTTTACTGCGGCCTGTCTCGATGATACGAAGCTGCCGTTTAAGCTGTCGGGTGCTGTGCAGGCCGTCAAGATTGGGTGCGCGTTGCAGGAGAGTTTGAACTCTGGTCGAAAGATTAACTTTGATGAGGTTGGTCGCAGGTTGGAGAACTCCAAGTTGTAA
- a CDS encoding myo-inositol transporter (similar to Neosartorya fischeri NRRL 181 XP_001260305.1), which yields MSEEKHNEVPQVEHVSSAVMENDYLDSIEHTKTGKYSWLVSITAAIGGMLFGYDTGIISAVLVYINDDLGIILNSSQRELITSITSGGAFLGAIFAGTTADRYGRKVAIYVGCVLFIVGAVLQACAFSLVQMTVGRLVVGFGVGSAAMIVPMYIAEVSPAKYRGRMIGLDNMSITGGQLISYGIGAAFAHVTGGWRYMVGGGAVPAIVLTALLPFCPESPRQLIFHGKPEEAAKVIRLIFPNGTDEQVDNKVRHITLSVEEAKNINSGKSIFWVLKQLYVVPANFRAMVSACGLMAISQLGGFNSLMYYSPLIFSLVGFSNPVAVGTVIAGTNFIFTFVNLLLVDRVGRRRVLLCTVQFMGLALVIAAVCFKWIPINHDLSLAGSPSVGWPAIVVLVSMVFYVGFYSSGIGNTAWLGSEFYPMEVRSMGTMMLTMTCWGSNIIVASTFLTQMENTTPSGAFGFYAGICLLGWVCIYFCFPEVKGMTLEDIREVFEDGFGVQRAREIQRRMKQAKRADSDGEYGGLSKAGSV from the exons ATGTCAGAAGAAAAGCACAATGAGGTCCCCCAGGTGGAGCATGTATCCTCTGCGGTGATGGAGAACGACTACCTCGATAGCATTGAGCACACCAAGACAGGCAAATACTCCTGGCTAGTGTCTATTACTGCTGCCATCGGAGGAATGTTGTTCGGATACGACACGGGCATCATTTCAGCCGTGTTGGTCTACATCAACGATGACCTCGGCATCATCTTGAACTCTTCTCAGCGAGAGTTGATTACCTCTATTACCTCTGGTGGAGCATTCCTCGGTGCCATCTTCGCAGGCACTACTGCCGATCGGTATGGACGAAAAGTCGCCATATACGTAGGATGTGTTCTCTTCATAGTTGGAGCTGTCCTGCAAGCATGCGCCTTTTCCTTGGTGCAAATGACTGTAGGGCGTCTAGTTGTGGGATTCGGCGTGGGATCGGCCGCCATGATTGTGCCAAT GTACATCGCAGAGGTCTCACCTGCCAAGTACCGAGGCCGAATGAttggccttgacaacatgtCCATCACCGGCGGACAACTCATCAGTTACGGCATTGGAGCGGCGTTCGCACACGTTACCGGAGGCTGGAGATACAtggttggaggcggcgcaGTCCCGGCCATCGTACTCACTGCCCTGCTTCCCTTTTGTCCCGAGTCACCGAGACAGCTCATCTTCCACGGCAAGCCCGAAGAGGCGGCCAAGGTTATCCGACTGATCTTCCCCAACGGCACAGATGAGCAAGTAGACAACAAAGTCAGGCACATCACCCTGTCCGTCGAAGAGGCAAAGAACATCAACAGCGGAAAGAGCATATTCTGGGTTCTGAAGCAGCTCTACGTCGTCCCCGCCAACTTTCGCGCCATGGTCTCAGCCTGTGGCCTCATGGCAATCTCACAGCTCGGAGGTTTCAACTCCCTCATGTACTACTCTCCTCTCATCTTCTCGCTTGTCGGGTTCTCCAACCCGGTTGCCGTTGGAACCGTCATTGCCGGTACAAACTTCATTTTCACCTTTGTCAATCTTTTGCTGGTTGATCGGGTAGGCAGGAGGAGAGTCCTGCTCTGTACCGTTCAGTTTATGGGCCTGGCACTCGTCATTGCTGCAGTCTGCTTCAAGTGGATTCCGATCAATCACGATCTTTCGCTAGCTGGCAGCCCATCCGTAGGCTGGCCGGCCATTGTTGTCCTGGTGAGCATGGTCTTCTATGTCGGCTTTTACTCTTCCGGCATTGGCAATACGGCCTGGCTGGGGAGCGAGTTCTACCCCATGGAGGTTCGGTCAATGGGCACAATGATGCTGACCATGACGTGCTGGGGGTCCAATATCATCGTGGCGTCGACCTTCTTGACGCAGATGGAGAATACGACTCCTTCTGGCGCTTTCGGTTTCTACGCTGGAATATGCCTGCTTGGCTGGGTGTGCATCTACTTTTGCTTCCCTGAGGTGAAGGGCATGACCTTGGAAGATATCAGGGAGGTTTTTGAAGACGGATTTGGTGTCCAAAGGGCTAGAGAGATTCAGAGGCGGATGAAGCAGGCGAAGCGTGCTGACAGTGATGGCGAGTATGGGGGGTTGTCAAAGGCTGGTTCTGTGTGA
- a CDS encoding arca-like protein (similar to Colletotrichum gloeosporioides Nara gc5 XP_007278366.1): protein MGIKSCEVTFPDVPKSASDNKSPSCTNCRTNEARCVRSSGVRFKHSSNPSVSLRKTRLSDKNGHSFSRDQPWVKIKKGLLFIDETSEAAAVHDLYHGDDSDPDLETTSSTRVGDGVIAPLANLAEDSSISPSPPRPHSTNEVALGSHNDINSREKSLTVNLDSHIDPYPLGTLTHPCLSPDSLIPYQGNPPEQLLPSASASKIVHNRTLSGSTFSYHGTPQDSTQRPQSSDDGHHRGGDVYLRRPQWPITNPQDAMLFRHFIQKLAPLFDMCDDERHFARVVPRRAVFCPPLMNAMLAASAKHLSRVSNFDGLAVDEHHQNCINTLIPILSTSAAIMDENLLPAIVILRFIEELDSPLSSPAPESHLLGTRVFVSAQEDMCGYTSLWRAAYWLALRQEIHMAFVQTRPIHDSFALEKAEQVIRRDDECDSGCSYANLIILHCAACIRYFYGSEPANAARWRELKETLDTLWEDRPWMFYPMYSDDGDSKAVFPVRQYVNDAVVTGVQHYLLVQILMAAHDPTTPKLGPDQARATREIDRTIKHNVRLLCGIAESNASTPPAFVNACISIAMAGDRFTERSEQEAFYRILVKTDTELGWPTRSAQLRMEEAWGWTAPSLRLGMSIDELLTNTNASEVVH, encoded by the exons ATGGGAATCAAGTCTTGCGAGGTAACTTTCCCCGATGTTCCAAAATCAGCAA GTGACAACAAGAGTCCGTCATGCACCAATTGTCGAACAAACGAAGCCAGATGTGTCCGAAGCTCCGGTGTCAGATTCAAGCATTCGTCTAACCCGAG TGTTTCCTTGCGCAAGACCCGACTGAGTGACAAGAATGGTCACTCCTTTTCTAGAGACCAGCCGTGGGTGAAAATAAAGAAGGGATTACTCTTCATCGACGAGACTAGTGAGGCTGCGGCTGTTCACGATTTGTACCATGGTGATGATAGCGACCCTGACCTTGAGACAACTTCGTCGACACGCGTGGGAGACGGCGTCATCGCGCCATTGGCAAATCTTGCAGAAGATTCAAGCATATCCCCATCTCCGCCACGACCACATTCGACAAACGAGGTGGCATTGGGGAGTCACAATGACATTAACAGCCGCGAGAAGAGTCTAACAGTAAACTTGGATTCTCATATCGATCCTTATCCTCTAGGAACCCTCACACACCCATGCCTCAGCCCAGATTCTTTGATTCCATATCAGGGAAACCCGCCAGAGCAACTCCTCccatctgcatctgcttcAAAGATAGTCCATAACAGAACACTATCGGGCTCGACATTCTCGTATCATGGCACCCCCCAAGATAGCACTCAACGGCCGCAAAGCAGCGATGACGGGCACCACAGAGGAGGAGACGTCTACTTGAGACGCCCTCAGTGGCCAATAACGAACCCTCAAGATGCAATGCTCTTCCGTCATTTCATCCAAAAGCTTGCACCTCTTTTTGACATGTGCGACGACGAGCGGCATTTTGCGAGAGTAGTTCCCCGTCGAGCAGTCTTTTGTCCTCCCTTGATGAACGCCATGCTTGCCGCCTCAGCCAAACACCTCAGTCGAGTAAGCAATTTCGACGGCCTCGCAGTCGACGAGCACCACCAAAACTGCATCAACACGCTAATACCTATCCTATCAACCTCagcggccatcatggacgaGAATCTACTACCAGCGATTGTCATTCTTCGCTTCATTGAAGAGCTGGATTCGCCACTCAGCTCCCCGGCTCCCGAATCACACCTTCTGGGTACACGAGTCTTTGTCTCTGCCCAGGAAGACATGTGCGGATACACGAGCCTGTGGCGGGCGGCGTACTGGCTGGCACTTCGGCAGGAGATTCACATGGCTTTTGTGCAGACCCGACCCATACATGATAGTTTTGCGCTGGAGAAGGCAGAACAAGTGATTCGAAGAGACGACGAGTGTGACAGTGGGTGCAGTTATGCGAATTTGATAATCCTTCACTGTGCGGCTTGTATTCGATACTTTTATGGCTCTGAGCCGGCGAATGCTGCGAGGTGGCGTGAATTGAAGGAGACTCTTGACACACTTTGGGAGGATAGGCCGTGGATGTTTTATCCTATGTATTCTGACGACGGCGACTCGAAGGCTGTGTTTCCTGTTCGGCAGTATGTAAATGACGCGGTCGTCACTGGCGTGCAACATTACCTGCTGGTTCAGATATTGATGGCGGCGCATGATCCTACTACACCCAAGCTTGGCCCAGACCAGGCACGGGCAACGCGAGAGATAGATCGCACGATTAAACATAATGTGCGGTTATTATGTGGGATTGCAGAG TCAAACGCATCGACACCACCTGCATTTGT GAATGCGTGTATTTCCATTGCCATGGCGGGAGATCGATTCACCGAGCGGAGCGAACAAGAAGCGTTTTATCGAATTCTCGTCAAGACAGACACGGAGTTGGGATGGCCAACTCGCTCAGC CCAATTACGAATGGAGGAAGCTTGGGGCTGGACTGCACCCTCGCTTCGACTTGGAATGTCCATTGATGAGTTACTGACGAATACTAATGCGTCTGAAGTGGTCCATTGA
- a CDS encoding amine oxidase (similar to Coccidioides immitis RS XP_001244341.1), translated as MAPTIHPFDPLRPEEITRAANVVRPIFSGQDVNFRVVTLKEPPKYEMIDYLDREHRKQPIGRTPVRCARVEVIAKQQGSKPGLYEVLVNLDDEKVMGQKKLEGKHSYIDADYMKAVEKACLADKNVQEEIRKLKLPEGSTAIVEPWAYATDGMNDMSERVTMCWFYCRHIDHLDANYYAYPLDICAEISEDLRVTRVYRLPGAPDERINNDDRPYDREKIHATSASEYHPDLKPSPRDTTKPYQVVQPEGPSFKVQGNHMNWEKWSFRVGFNYREGLTLHDIRYDGRSLFYRLSLAEMFVPYGDPRAPYPRKAAFDLGNDGAGINANNLKLGCDCLGTIKYFDAWHNTRDGEPMKMPNVVCCHEQDDGILWKHTNFRTGNAVVTRSRILVLQTVVTVSNYEYIFAFHFCQDASIFYEVRATGILSTVPHHLNQKDKAPYGTVVAPGVLAPYHQHLFSLRIDPAVDGYKNTLSIEESKPMPFHDPTVHNPFGVGYYTENRFVEQEGGFDLDINKARVFKFLNENKTNPITGTPVGFKLLPQPSQMLLSHPDSYHAKRSEFGQHAVWVTRYEDDDHFPAGRYTMQSSGGDGIASAIQRRNATGAAHSVRNADIVVWHTFGSTHNPRIEDWPVMPSEKMTVGLKPINFFTGNPGLDVAVSTQEKNKSVFTIGYRHRSHIHYIWFCLELPGYDCTGCARTDFVERLTRAEALQVTAALQCLFSSLSIWEPNGTLTLDINFHSPSDSEHWFKYLTFGPDIPPGGRGWDTYRKQAVPAKITDRSHGWIDGRRDSVPRLPAIAKVFDQIMDESLFDNAQQENQWWQQLPLVPAIISVILRQQNRRRWGLTALERMLARLPRLEEFHYEPWREWEWIDGLERWIDIDYRSLLESLASRQLRRLVLFENFHRHYPPGCLDCSPARIQTFALGRAVAEASLKLEHLSASFIVDASHFFFAPEPSWRWPRWTSLALTLRVLAPDGDLNEIDEMLRTAAAAVMKMPKLETIEIWNGKQGLAMVFRYQSARGRPAVITCRGTWEF; from the exons aTGGCTCCCACCATTCACCCCTTCGACCCTCTGCGGCCGGAGGAAATTACACGC GCTGCAAATGTTGTGCGACCCATATTCTCCGGGCAAGACGTCAATTTCAGAGTCGTGACGCTGAAAGAACCTCCCAAGTATGAAATGATTGACTATCTTGATCGCGAGCATCGCAAGCAACCCATAGGACGAACTCCGGTGCGTTGCGCTCGCGTAGAAGTCATCGCCAAACAGCAAGGCAGCAAACCTGGCCTCTATGAAGTCCTCGTCAACCTAGATGATGAAAAAGTCATGGGGCAAAAGAAACTCGAGGGCAAGCACTCCTACATTGACGCCGATTATATGAAAGCGGTCGAAAAGGCGTGCTTGGCCGACAAGAATGTCCAAGAGGAGATTCGCAAACTCAAGCTGCCAGAAGGCTCGACGGCAATAGTTGAGCCTTGGGCTTATGCTACAGACGGCATGAATGACATGAGTGAGCGTGTCACAATG TGTTGGTTCTATTGCCGTCATATTGACCACTTGGACGCAAACTATTACGCTTACCCGCTCGACATTTGTGCCGAAATATCAGAGGATCTCCGTGTCACAAGGGTCTATAGACTGCCCGGAGCGCCAGACGAACGCATCAACAATGATGATCGTCCGTATGATCGTGAAAAGATCCATGCCACAAGTGCCAGCGAGTATCATCCAGACCTGAAGCCTAGTCCTCGAGATACAACCAAGCCATATCAGGTTGTGCAGCCCGAGGGGCCTTCATTCAAAGTCCAAGGCAACCACATGAACTGGGAGAAGTGGAGTTTTCGGGTAGGATTCAACTATCGCGAGGGCTTGACGCTTCACGACATTCGGTACGATGGACGTAGCCTGTTCTACCGCTTGTCCCTGGCCGAGATGTTTGTGCCGTATGGCGATCCTCGTGCACCATATCCTCGCAAAGCGGCGTTTGATCTCGGCAACGACGGTGCTGGAATCAATGCCAACAATCTCAAACTTGGTTGCGATTGTCTCG GCACAATCAAGTACTTTGACGCCTGGCACAACACCAGGGACGGAGAGCCCATGAAGATGCCAAACGTTGTCTGCTGTCACGAACAAGATGACGGTATTCTCTGGAAGCACACAAATTTCCGGACCGGCAATGCCGTCGTCACACGTTCTCGGATCCTCGTACTCCAAACAGTCGTCACCGTCAGCAATTACGAGTACATTTTTGCCTTTCACTTTTGCCAAGATGCCTCTATATTCTACGAAGTCCGTGCCACCGGTATCTTGTCCACAGTTCCTCACCATCTCAACCAGAAAGACAAGGCACCGTACGGCACAGTAGTGGCGCCTGGTGTCCTCGCCCCGTACCATCAACACCTCTTTAGTCTTCGCATCGACCCTGCTGTCGACGGCTACAAGAACACGCTCTCAATCGAGGAGTCAAAGCCCATGCCCTTCCACGACCCAACCGTCCACAATCCCTTCGGAGTGGGATACTACACCGAGAACCGATTCGTCGAGCAAGAGGGCGGATTTGACCTGGACATCAACAAGGCACGTGTGTTCAAGTTCCTGAATGAAAACAAGACGAACCCAATCACGGGCACGCCGGTTGGCTTCAAACTCCTACCCCAGCCTAGCCAGATGTTGCTCTCTCACCCTGATTCGTACCATGCGAAGCGATCTGAGTTTGGTCAGCACGCCGTCTGGGTCACGCGCTATGAAGACGATGATCATTTCCCTGCGGGCAGATATACCATGCAGTCCAGTGGAGGGGATGGGATTGCCTCTGCGATTCAGAGGCGAAACGCGACGGGGGCGGCGCACTCAGTGAGAAACGCCGACATTGTCGTCTGGCATACATTTGGTTCGACGCATAATCCCCGAATTGAGGACTGGCCGGTTATGCCGAGTGAGAAGATGACGGTTGGCCTCAAGCCGATTAACTTCTTTACTGGGAATCCTGGGCTTGACGTGGCTGTTTCGACTCAGGAGAAGAATAAGAGTGTGTT CACCATTGGATATCGTCATCGAAGTCACATTCACTACATCTGGTTTTGCTTGGAACTCCCAGGCTATGATTGCACAGGGTGTGCCCGCACTGATTTTGTGGAAAGACTCACCAGGGCGGAAGCTCTCCAGGTTACCGCAGCACTCCAGTGTCTATTCTCAAGTCTGAGCATATGGGAGCCAAACGGAACGTTAACGCTTGATATCAACTTCCACTCCCCGAGCGACTCAGAGCACTGGTTCAAATATCTGACTTTCGGGCCTGATATTCCTCCAGGCGGGCGTGGCTGGGACACATACAGAAAACAGGCGGTGCCAGCCAAAATTACCGACCGGAGTCACGGTTGGATTGATGGCAGGCGAGATTCCGTCCCAAGGTTGCcggccattgccaaagtttTCGACCAAATCATGGACGAAAGTCTGTTCGATAATGCCCAACAGGAAAACCAGTGGTGGCAGCAACTGCCCCTTGTCCCGGCAATAATAAGCGTTATTCTCCGTCAACAGAACCGCCGGCGATGGGGCCTAACGGCACTAGAGCGGATGCTTGCTCGTCTCCCCAGGCTCGAGGAATTTCACTACGAGCCTTGGAGGGAGTGGGAGTGGATTGATGGTCTGGAGAGGTGGATAGACATAG ATTATCGGTCGCTTCTTGAATCGCTTGCCTCCAGACAGTTGCGGAGACTCGTGCTCTTCGAGAATTTCCACAGACACTACCCGCCTGGATGCTTGGACTGCAGTCCTGCTCGAATCCAGACCTTTGCTCTCGGCCGCGCTGTCGCTGAAGCCAGTCTGAAGCTTGAGCACCTCTCGGCGTCCTTCATTGTTGATGCAAGccatttcttctttgctccTGAGCCTTCGTGGAGATGGCCCAGGTGGACCTCGCTGGCCCTGACATTGAGGGTGCTCGCACCAGATGGGGACCTAAACGAGATAGACGAGATGCTCCGGACCGCAGCCGCGGCCGTCATGAAAATGCCAAAGCTTGAGACAATAGAGATTTGGAACGGAAAACAGGGGCTAGCCATGGTTTTCAGATATCAGTCAGCCAGAGGGCGGCCTGCCGTCATCACCTGCAGAGGAACATGGGAATTTTGA